The sequence TTTAATTTATAATCTGCATATTGTTCTACGTTAAAGTAATATATTAACCGATCAATATTCTCATATGTTGTAATATTTTTCATACCAGCAATAAATTTTAAAAATTGATAGGCATTCAAATTATCAATTAAATATGGTATTTCAGGTAAGTAGCCAATTTTATTTTTGCATTGAAAAATCGGTTTCCCGTTAAGTAGACATTCTCCCTTATCCTGACGATGTACATCACATATTATTTTGAGCAATGTGGATTTACCAGCTCCATTTGGCCCAACAATGGCTAAAATATCGCCAGAATTAGCTATAAAATCAGCATATAATAAACCAATCCCAGGAGCATATTCTTTTGAAATATTATAAAGGCATAACATTAATCACGACCTCCACAGAAAATTTTTTGCGCTTTCTTTGTTGCTATCAACAAATATAAAACCGGAAGTGCCGGGAAAATCACAGTAATAAAAAGTAAAATAGTAAGTATTATTATAAATTTATCCTGAGAATATAAATATCTCATAATAAGAACACATTGCATAGCACAAAGAAGTATGTTAATTATCAATACTATGCATAGTATTACAATCAAATTCATAACTGAATAAGAACCATTAAGTAATGAAATTTCTAAAAAAGTTAACGATGGAATAAGCAGTACTGTCGAAACACTAAAAATTTTTGATACAAAATATTTATGTTGGCTAATAGGTAGGGTACGTATAAACGATATGTTTGACATATCATCTTTCATTATTTCTTCACTAAGTGTTGAGGTTACAAACGTATAAATAATTGCTATAAGATAATTAGCATGTATATTGAAGTGGTATATTGCCGAAAGGCAACCTAAAATCAATGCAATAATATAAAATGCAGCAACTATAGGATTTGATAATGAAGATATTATATCTTTATAAAAGAGATTGCAATACATATTTGTAAAAATTTTTTTACTATGCTCTTTAATTTTTCGTCTTTTTGTATTTAATATGATTATTTCATAGGTATGATCTTTTGTACTATATAAAATTAACCATACAAAATACAAACATAGGATATACCACTTAGCGACAAAAAATTTAGAATATAGAATCATAAAAACACTATTGCCACCTTTATAGATAAATACTGATATAATTACAGCTAACAATGGTATACATAGTAGAATGATTGATATACATCTATTTTTGACTATCCATTTTTTAATAATGGTATATAAATCATATATTGCTATCGAAATTACAATAATCCCCCAAAAACTGTATATCGCCTGATACACAGCAGTACCATTATTAACATTCCAAAAAAGAATACATAATAAAGTATACACCAAAGCACATGGTAACACTTTGCAGCATATAACGAACCCACGAAAAAAAGAAGAAAGTTGTAGTGACCGAAAGAAACGATATTCTTGTGAATTTACATATCTTTCCATACAAAAAATGCCAGAAACACAAAGAACGATAAATAAATAGATTTGAATGATACAAACACGCATATGTATTTTATTACTTACAAAAGACATATGAAGTACGTCTTCCATGATAAGCAATAAAAATATAGATAGTATTAATATGACATACAATATTTTCTTAAGTATACTTGTATTAATTTCCATATGCATATAGTAAAAATACTTTTTCATTCGGATTTCAACTCCTTGTAAACATAATCATAAACGCTTCCATTCAGATATTTCTTCCGTGTCTATATGCTAGCAGATAAGAGAAAACTACTTGTAAAAATCAATAATTAGTATTTATAAACATACTCTTTATAGTATCGAATACATATCGTATATTAGAAGTATGTTTTAGAGCCTTAACAAAAATATAGCCATCACTTTCGTAGCCAACAATCTTTGATGGAAATAAGGATAGTATAGGCAATATCAGTAAAGATATCGCAATAGGTTTCCTGTATCTAATTTTTAAAAAATATATAATAATAACAACAGTTAATGAAAATAAAAAGGAAAAAAAGGCACCATTAAAAGCAATAGATGCTAAGTCCTTTTCCTTTAAATCTGATTTTGTAAATCGAACAGATGCACTATAACATAATAATGGTATTGTTTTAATATAAATCACACGTAAAATAATACCTTGAATTGCTGAAAATCGGCCTAAATGTACAGCGGTTAGGACATGCAATGATTCTTCAACTGCTAAAGATAGCAGAAAAGAAAAAGTACATATTGGCAAAAGAACAAGTTTTGTCTCTTTGAAAATATCAAATAAAGATAACAGTGCAAATATAAACAAAATTTTACTTTTGCATAATACACCATGTCCTAATATAGAACGCACTATCTGTAAAAAGGAAATTTTCTTGTTTAAGTACATCTGTAAAATTCTAAGATTCATTTTTGCATTATTCTCCTTTAACATTAAAAATCGATTTTCGTATATATTCAGTACGTTTTTTATGCGATTCCGAACAATTAATCGACTTGCTGGTAGAAGCATCAAAAAAATATGTTTGTATTTCTTGTGTTGTAAGGTGTTTAGTATTCATAACAGAAGTATACGTAGTATAATGATCCCAGTTCTTATCAAATATTTCAAGACCAAGTTCATCAGCATGGTTAAACATATATGTCCCTGGATAAGGAGTTGAGATTGAATATACAATATACGCCCCTATAGATGATAACTCTTCTGCAAAAGCAATACTTTCTTCTGTTGTAGTTCTTGTATCATCAGGATTCCCGATAATAAAGCAGCATGAAGTTGGAATTTCAGCTTCTGCAGCTAAAGAAAAAGCTTTTCGTATTTGTTCCAAGCTTATTCCTTTTCTCATACTATTAAGCATAGTCTGAGAGCCACTTTCCACGCCAAACTGTATAGATACACAGCCGCTTTTCTTTAACCATTTCATTAGATCTTTGGTTACAATATCTACGCGTGATTCACAAGCCCATTGAAAATTATTATCTTTATTTTTCTTTTTAGTAAACTCGTTAATTAATAATTCAAGACGTTCTACATCTGCAGTTACAGTATCATCAACAAAATGAAAATAGTTAATACCTAGTTTGGTTAAATAGTCTATCTCATCAACTACACTTTGCGCACTTCTACTTCTGTATCTTCCACCTCCCATAGCTCCAGCAGCACAGAAAATACATCTACCAGGACAACCTCTGCTTGATGAAATTGTACCAGGAGTTCTATACTTATTAATTTCAACAAATTTTCGTTCTGGAAATGGTATCTCATCCAAATTTGTAATAAAAGCTCGATTTTTCGTTTTCATAACTTTATTTCCATCTCTATATACAATGCCTCTTATTTCATATAAAGATGTGATACTTTTCCCAATATAAAAATCGCATAACTCCTTAAGCGTTTCTTCTCCCTCCCGTAGAGAAATAATATCAACAAATGAATTTTTCAACGCATCATTATATTCAAATGTTACATGAGCTCCACCCATAACAATTATAATGCTATCATCCGTTTCTTTACAAAGTTTTGCTATGCGTAAACCGCATTGATATGATTCTGTAGTTGTTGAAATGCCAATTATACGTGGCTTTTTAATGTTTATTATATCAATTATAGTACCAATATTGTTGTGCTCAAGTTGAAGATCACAAATTTCAGCAACATAATTATGGATTTTAAGGTATGTAGCAATACTACAAATTCCAAGTGGAGGATAACTTGTAACACGATTAGATATCACTGCCAGAGGAGATGGAGAAGGTGCTGCAATTAATAGTACATCCAATAACCTTTTCATTTTTTCCCTCCTTAAGCAAAATTCTAAAAAGATACTGCCATATTTTGAATAATTTCAAGACCATAACTAAACTGTAACAGTAGATACAAGCATAATCAGATATATTAATTAATGTAAAAAATAATTACCTACTCTACTTATTTATATACATCTATGCTAAAGGATCCCAATTATATACGATAAGATCTTTCTCAGCCATCTGATCGAGTAGTAAACAAACATCTCGATTAATTTGATCTATAGAAGCTCCTGTAAAGTTTTCAGTAATCTTTTCACCTAATTCACGTATAGTTGCGTTACCATCTATTCGGGCCCAAAGGAATGCCCCTACGCCAGATATCCTAAAAATGCCTTCTCCTTTTATACTCGCAACATACAATTTAGTCTCTTCTTTATCTGTTTTAAAAATAGAAGTCCTACGCCATGGTATATAGTCAAGTTTATCCATAATTTTTCACCTCAATTAATTATGTAGCGAGAGATTCAATAATTTTTAATTAATTATAACTACTCACCAGGAGATGGTATTAAAACTCCTACAATAACAATTAAGACTCCAACAACAATAGGAGCGTGCGTTTCAACAATATCAGATTCTTCTACCCAATCCATAACAGGTGATGAATATACTTTCTTCATTATGCTCACCTCCTCTCTTTCTCTTTATTCTTATACTCGCCAAAAGAATCTCTCGCTATTTGTAACCAGTAAAAAAACAAAAACACAGTATGACCCTAACGTAATATTCTTATAGTAGATATTTATATATTATTAATTTCAGTATACAAATATAGTTCATAGGTAGCTCCGATCACAATAATAAATATTCTTTGTTGCCATCTTCATAGGATAAAAGGTAAAACTAAGTCCACAAATAAGTATTACATTTTATAATATCAGCCCCCACCCCTATATCGTTTTCCTACCTTAATTTTATCACTCCCCCAAAACATATCAATAACTTTGGACAAACAGTACTTTTATCAATATGAACAGTCTATTTATCAACATAAATTATTTCCCTTCAACATTGACACAACTTTACCGGCCTATGATCCGATATATCGGCAGACAGTACTTCACTTCTTAAAACATATGTCGAAAGTCCTCTCATAAACAAAAAATCAATCTTCGGATTGTCAGGGTTATTATAGCAGTTCAAAGTACAGACTCCTGCGGGGCCGATGTCAATCATGGGAAAACCGTGATTAATCATTATATCATAAGTGTCTGAACCTTCCCGCGCATTTAAATCTCCTCCAAGAATCAATCTTTTGTTAAAATAACCTTTATTGTTTAATATATCCTTTATCTGCTGTGCCTGAATACTGTGATCTCCTTGCAGTCCCAAATGAAATGTGCCTACATATGTACAAAAATTGTCCCCATCAACCCTTGTGAGAAGAAAACTGCGGTCTTCTCTGCTGTTTACCTTGGGCAAGGAAATTTTTAAAGCAGTTGTCAAAGGATAACAGCTTAAAATTGCATTCCCGTAATAGCCCGGATTCATATTTTTAGAGACAATATGCTCATAATTCCAAGCCTTTCCGGTAATTGAGGTAAGTTTGTCGGCAATATATGCGGCCTGATGAATTTTTATACCGGATCGCAAGGTGCAGGCATCTACTTCTTGAAAACAGGCAGCTGAAGCTTTGGAATCCTTAACAGCTTCTGCAATTCTGTCCAAATTTTTCGTCTTTGGGATTGGATAACTGCCGTCTTTATTCTGTCCGGCTTTAATATTCCATGTGAGAACATTCATGTACATTATTTTCACTCCCCGATTTTCTATTTTCATATAATAAGCTTTACTATTTATTTTGTTAATATATATACTGCCAATATATAGATAATTATGTTCTAAAAACAATTATTATTGCATCTATTACAAAAAGCTGATAAAATCTTATCGATATGAATATATTACAAGATAAGTGAAAAAAATATGCCGTACAAAAAGGAGTGATATCAATTAAAAAGTTATTCAGATACTTTATGCCTATAGTTTTTGTACTATTTTTGATTGTTTCCTTTTCACCAGGAGTATCAGCGGAAAGTGATATTCTTATTAACAGATGGATAGTAAATTCACAGCTTAGGAAAAACGGAGATTTATATATAGAAGAGGATTTGACATTTAAATTCAATAGGGATTTTAACGGGGTATTCAGGGATGTCAGTTCAGAAAAAACAGACGGAATAAAAGGTGTTCAAGTTTTTCAAATGGTAAACGGAAAAGAAATTGAATACAAAGAAAAGGATAATGCTAAAAATGGAGATAGCAGGGTATTCAATATAGATAGAAAATCAGACAACAGCCTTATAACCATATACTCTCCTTCGGAGAACGAAGAAAAAACATTCAGAATTAAATATACCGTTAAAAATGTTGCCGTTAAATATAATGACACGGGAGAATTGTATTATAAATTTCTTGGAGACGAAAACGAAACTCCCATAGAATATTTTTCTGTAAATATAATACTCCCTCAGGATAGAACAGATAGAGTTAAAATATTTGCTCACGGGCCTTTAAACGGAACAATAAATTTTAAAGGCAATGATGTTGTTCATTTGGAAGTAGAAAATGTACCTGATAGAACATTTATTGAGGGCAGGATACTTTTCCCCACGGAATTTATTTTAAACTCCGAAAAATCGGTTGACAAAAATAATTACAACGAAATATTAAAAGAGGAAAGTCAGCTTCAAGAATCAGCAAGAGAAAAAACCATCAGAAACGAATATATGGGAAATGTTTTTAATTATATTTCCCTGATATCGGGAGGTATAGTTTTAATTCTCATTTCTATTTCACTGAGTAAGTTCAAAAGAGAAAATGACTTGTATGAAAAGGTGAATCCTGATTTTATACCTGAAAAGTGCAGCCCTGCTGTAGCTTCATATCTCTGTAATATGTCCGTAACAACAAATGCGGTAATTGCAACGATATTGGACTTAGCCAGAAGAGGGTACTTAAAAATCGAAGACGGAGGGGAATACAAGAAAAATTTAAATAATATAATCATAACTAAAATTAAAAATGAAGAGGCTGATCTATTAGACCATGAAAAATATTTTATGAATTGGATTATAGACACTATTGGAGAAAAAGGCAGAGTCACCACGGAAGAAATTGAAGATTACGGAAAGAAAAAATACAAAAGCTTTTCACAGGAATATTATCAATGGCAAAAATTGATTAAAGAAGAATCAAGAAAAAGAGGATATTTCGACGGAAAGGGAAAACCTTGGGGCATTATGTTCATCATACTATTTCCTGTGTTATTGGTTATATCAGTTATGGATTTCGTGTTTGGGGAACCGTATGGATTTTTCCCTTTGATTATGTCCATATTTTCCTTGATATATGGAATAATTCTTTTGCTTAGGCCGTCGGATTTAGGTAAATCCCAGCAAAGAAAATGGAAAGAGTTTATAAAATACATGAAAGAAAAAGAAAATACACAGGAAAAGAATATCTTTAAATATCCTCCGGATACAGCTTTGATATATGCTTTGGCTTTAGGCATTAACAGAAAAACATTAAACAATTATAAAGTCCAATTTTCCGATGACTATTATTATAATAATAACGGATGGATTTACTGGTATTTTCTTATGAGTTCAACGAAAAATAACACGTTTGACAGAAGTATTAACAGTGCCTTCAGCCCTGTTGCTCCTTCTTCGGGAAACATCGGCAGCGGCGGCGGCTTCTCCGGAGGCGGAGGTGGCGGTGCCGGAGGTGGCGGTGCCGGAGGATTTTAAATGAGATCTTTCAATACCCCTTTAATTTTATAAGGGGTATTTTTTAATTCCGATAAATTTTCTTTTCCCAACAGAAGCATAAGCATTTTCAGTTTATATACAATCCCATGAATATATGTATAGGCCCCTTCGTAACCGCTATAGAGAAGGTGCTTTAAAATTTCTCCCGTTATGCCTACCATTTCGGCCCCCAATATTAAAGATTTAACTACATCCTGAGAATTTCTGATTCCTCCGCTGGAAATAATATGGACATCATCTTTAAATCTTCTGCACTGAATAAGGCTTAGAGCAGTAGGTATTCCCCAAGAATAAATATCCGAAAAATCCATTTCATCGTTTCTTTCATTTTCTATTTCTATAAAATTTGTTCCGCCTGCTCCTGATATATCAACATATTTAACTCCCGCATCATATAATCTTGATAATACATTTCCCGATATTCCAAACCCTACTTCTTTTACAATAACAGGCTTGGAAAGAGAAGAAACTATATTTTTGATATTTTCCAAAATGCCTTTAAATTCTTTGTCCCCTTCTTTCATTACCAATTCCTGAGCTGTGTTCAGATGAAGCTGAACAGCATCGGCATCTATCATATCTATGGCACAATAAACATCATCTAAGGAAGAATGAGCATTTAAATTGGCTATGACTATTCCTTCCTCTCCCATATTTTCTCTTACTATTTTAAATGATTCCCTGCTCCCTTCATTTTCCAAAGCTATGGTTTGGGAACCTACCGCCATGGGAATACTAAATTTCCGAGCCAATTTTGACAAATCTCCGTTTATTTCCCGGGAAAATTCCGTTCCTCCCGTAACTGCATCTATCATTATAGGATATTCTGCATATTTCCCGAGAAATAAACATTTTGTATCTATATCCTCCAAGTTCAGCTCGGGCAATGCATTATGTTCAATATATATGTCTTCAAACAAATTGCTTCTATTATGGTTGGATTTAAGAAAATAATCTATATGTTCCTTTTTTCTTTTCTTTCTTATATGAAATTCTCCGTTGTTTTTCATAGTATTCCTCACATTGTTTTATATAATTATCATGTGTAACATTTAATCTTATTTTAACCCTTTTTTGATACAAAAGGACTGCCTTTAATATAAAATCTCAGAAGAAAATCTTTTGCTTCCTCCGCATAATCTATACCTATTCTTTTGGTCTTTATTATATCGAATTTATCGTTATTTCCTTCTTCTATATAAAAAGTATCCCCTGAAAGCATATTTCCGTTTAATTTTTTATCTATTCCCATAGCCATACAAAGCTTTCCCGGTCCGTTTGTCAGATTTGTTATTTGAGTGGATGTCAAATCTTTATATTCTTTATTAAACCTGTTTAATGCCATAATATCGTGGCCTTCCAAGGGCTCCAATGCTCTTATGAGGACTGCCTCCGGAATTCCTTCTTTTTGAGTAACAGCATTGAGGCAGTAATACATTCCGTATATAAAATATATATAAGCTCTTCCCGGCGGCCCATACATGATTTCCACTCTTTTGGTCCTTCTTCCTCCGTAGGAATGGGCCCCTTTATCTGTGACTCCCATGTAGGCTTCTGTTTCTACTATTTTTCCTTTGAGAATATTTCCGTTTATATTATGAACTAAAATCTTTCCCAAAAGTTTCCTTGCTACTGTTTCGGTATTTTCCAAATAAAAATTATCATTAAGTTTCATTCTTATCTTCCTTTATATGTCGAAATAATAAAAAAATCATTTTTCTTCTGCAACTATATTAGGAACGGTATAGTAATCATGAAGTCCGGAAATAATAGTACTTTTCCCCAGTCTTGTATAAAGGCCTTCAAATTTTTCATTATACATGAATATCCCCGTTATCGTTTTAAGTTTGCTAACTTTAAGTTTTCCATCCTCGAAATTGACAAATTCCCTGGTAAAGGGCTCACAGAATTCCTGGCATATATATTCCTTCCCCAAAGATTCGTCTGCTATTCTTTTCCAATCTTCTGAAGAAAAACTCTTCCCTGCATATACTCCCTTTGATGCATACAGGTCTTTAGGCTTCAATATATATTTATCCTTATTTTTCAATACCTCTTTGTATATATCTTCTCCGTTGAATTCCTCCGTATAGGGGATATGCTTTTTTATAAAATTCCTTTCCTCTTCTGTAAGAAACTGTAATGTTTCCTTTTCATGAAGTACTTTAAATATTATTTTATTGTGCATTATCTGAGATTTAAGGGAGCCTATCATACAGACACTGCCGTCTTTATATGCATTGACCAAATCCTCTATTTCATCGATTCTGTCTACAAATTCCTTTGTTACTATTCTCCTGTATATTAAATCAATTTTTATATCCTTAAAATACAATTTCCCGTCAATATATTTCAGCTCTCTCGGATCTGCCACTACTGCCTTAAACCCCTTATTTATGTAAGCTTTTTTAAATTCTTCAAATTCATAGGGAGTTCCGCTTTCTTTAAAGTCCACAATAGCTACATTTGGTTTTTCTATATCAGGATTAAATTTTTTAAATATTTTAGTGCTTTCTTCGACCCATTTATATATTAATTCAAAGTAACTTATATTATATTTCTTCTTCATATTATTGATGGCTTTTGTATCCATCAGTATTCTTGCCAATGTATTGTCTTCATTCATGGCAGAAGATCCGTCCGTATTAAATTCACAGAACTTGAAATTATCTTTCCCGCCATAAAATATATCAAATCTTCCGATAGGTACGTTTATATGATATCCCTCATCAATCAATATGAGATCTTCCAATAATTTGGAATATTCAAATTTAGTTCTGTACTCCGGAAAATCCATGTACCTCTTAGCCACTTTGTTGGCTATGGACATGATGATCTTACCTATATATTCGAAGTCCTTCACATCTTCCGGAGTATAAAACATAGGATGATATAAAAAGGGCACAGGTTCTCCTTTATATATGGCAGTAGAATTTCTGACTGCCTCCAATGTTTTTTTATAATCTTCATAGTATTCATAAGGATTCTTTTCAATCAAATTTATATATTCATTGTTTATTTTTTCCCAGTCCATCTTTATTCATCTCCGCTATATTATATTATTTATAACACACCAATTCAAAGACTCTCTTTTCCCAAGTCTCATATTCCCCTCGGTTATCTTGCGGGGCGTTTTCTCTTCCCTTACCATTTCCTCCAAAGGCAAAATATAATCTAATTCTTTGCCGTTTAACCCTTTCTTTGAAATATCCAACAACCATTTTTCCAAATCATTAACTTTTCTTCCCAAGTATATTCCGCCTAGTCCCTTCTCGATTATCTCCTTCTTTCCTTTCTTTATATCTTCTGCTTTCATGTTCTTTATATGGTCATATAAAAAATTAAGACTATCTTCATTATAAAGAAGACCTTTCCACAATGCTATGGCAGAAAAATTCAAAGGGTAAGGGACTCCGTCCATAATCCTTATTTCAATATATTTTTTGGTTCTTACGTCGGGGAAAAACATGGTCAGCGCATGTTCCAGTTCCTCTATTGAATAATGATTCGGGTCAAACATCTCTTTAAATAATTTTTCTCCGGTAAAATGATCTCCTTTTTTATCTTCGGTAAATATAATGGGCCTGTTTAAAATATACTCCGCATATTTTGCATATCCGAAATCTTCGTCAAAGACTCCCTCTACAGTACCGCATCTGTCTTTATCACAATTTTCCCATATATAAGTCCTGAGATTAAACTTATTCCATATTCCCCCTTCAAAATACAAACAGTTATCAAACATATCGTATATAACAGGTGTTAAAGCATTAGCTATACGTGTTTTTTTAATATAGTCTTCCTCTGACTTGTAATCTACGGATACCTGAAGAGAAGCAGTTCCTTTCATCATATTATGAGCATGGGAACCTTTGGTCTTAAAATATTCATACATAAAGTCGTATCTCTGCTTGGGAATAAGCCTTATATCGGATATCTTCGTATTGGGCTGGTACCCCACAGCAATAATATTTTGATTTTTTTTCTCCAATATCGGAATTATATCATATAAAAAATCAAAATACTCTTTTTCAATATCCTTTATTTCCTTAAGAGGCTCTATACTCAGCTCAATTTGACTTCCCGGCTCTAAAGTTACAGTGGTGTTGTTTTTATTTATAAGGCCAAGAAGGTTGTTTCCTTCATACATTCCTTCCCAGCCTTTAAAAAGCAAATCCTTTAATGTCTCTTCTACTCCGTTATCTCCATAATATGAAACGGTTTTCAATGTATTTTTGTCTATAATGAAATGTTCTAATTCTACTCCCAACTTAAAATCTTCTTTTTTCTTTTCATTGTTTCTGAAATACCGAGTTATTTCTTCTATCTGCTTTTCATAATCTTCCACTATTAGCTCCCCTTCACAATAAATTAGCATCTCTAAAGATTTTAAACCTATTTTAATATATATACCCTAATGTTAAAAAAATAATAGGCTTTCCCATACTAAATTAAAAATATAGAAAAGCCATGATGATATCTTAGTATTTCTATTGATACCTTTCCTCAACCATATTTAAAAGTATGTCATTTTTTAATTCGTCTGATTTTTCTTTCCCCGATATATATTCTATAAGTTCAAGGGCAAAATATACTGCCGCAGCAGGTCCTCTTGCAGTAATAATATTTCCGTCCCGAACTACCAAGTCTTCTTTATAGTTGCCTCCCTTCAAATCTTCTTCAAATCCCGGATAGCTGGTTATATCTTTTCCTTCAATAATTCCCGCTTCTTTTAATACTATAGGTCCTGCACATATTGCTCCTATCAATTTATTTTCCTTATAAAATTTCTGCACTGTATTGATTACCGCTTTACTGTTTTTCAAATTTTCAGCTCCCGGCATTCCCCCGGGGATTATTACTCCATTGCAGTCCTCAATATTTCTTATATTATCAATAAGTAAATCAGCTTCCACAGGAATATCATGTGCTCCAATCACTATTTTGCTCTTGCTTATGGAGCATGTTTTAACCAGTATATCTTTTCTTCTTAAATAGTCTACAACCGTTAATGCTTCCACTTCTTCAAATCCGTCGGCTAATAGTACCAATATCTCTTTCAAAAAAATCCCTCCCTAAAAACTTTCTATTACTATTATATAATACCACAAAATAAATTTATAAATCAGTAATGTAAAGTGATATACTATAAATAAAAGGAGAAAACCTATGATATTACCTTTAGAATATAAAGAAAAAATGAAAAAAATGTTGGGCGAAGATTATCTTTCTTTCATAAAAAGTTATGAAGATGAAAGAACATATGGCTTAAGAGTAAATACCATTAAATTATCAATAGATAATTTTTTAAATATAAATGATTTTGTTTTGAGTCCTATTCCTTGGTGTAAAGAAGGTTTTTATTATCTCCCCGGGGATAATCCGGGAAAACATCCTTATCACGAATCAGGAATGTATTACATACAGGAACCAAGCGCCATGGCAGTAGTCGAATTTCTAAATCCTCAGCCTAATGAGAGAATACTTGATTTATGTGCCGCTCCAGGCGGAAAATCCACTGCAATTGCGGGAAAAATGAAGGGAGAAGGCATCTTAATATCTAATGAAATAAATCCTAAAAGAGCAAGGGTTCTCTCGGAGAATATCGAAAGAATGGGAATTGAAAATACTATAGTAACAAACGAGCCTCCTGAAACTATTTCAAAAAAATTTAGGGATTTCTTTCATAAGGTATTGGTAGATGCCCCCTGTTCAGGTGAGGGAATGTTCAGAAAGGAGCCCTTGTCATCAGAAGAATGGAGTTTGG is a genomic window of Acidilutibacter cellobiosedens containing:
- a CDS encoding PqqD family protein, which translates into the protein MDKLDYIPWRRTSIFKTDKEETKLYVASIKGEGIFRISGVGAFLWARIDGNATIRELGEKITENFTGASIDQINRDVCLLLDQMAEKDLIVYNWDPLA
- a CDS encoding B12-binding domain-containing radical SAM protein → MKRLLDVLLIAAPSPSPLAVISNRVTSYPPLGICSIATYLKIHNYVAEICDLQLEHNNIGTIIDIINIKKPRIIGISTTTESYQCGLRIAKLCKETDDSIIIVMGGAHVTFEYNDALKNSFVDIISLREGEETLKELCDFYIGKSITSLYEIRGIVYRDGNKVMKTKNRAFITNLDEIPFPERKFVEINKYRTPGTISSSRGCPGRCIFCAAGAMGGGRYRSRSAQSVVDEIDYLTKLGINYFHFVDDTVTADVERLELLINEFTKKKNKDNNFQWACESRVDIVTKDLMKWLKKSGCVSIQFGVESGSQTMLNSMRKGISLEQIRKAFSLAAEAEIPTSCCFIIGNPDDTRTTTEESIAFAEELSSIGAYIVYSISTPYPGTYMFNHADELGLEIFDKNWDHYTTYTSVMNTKHLTTQEIQTYFFDASTSKSINCSESHKKRTEYIRKSIFNVKGE
- a CDS encoding endonuclease/exonuclease/phosphatase family protein; protein product: MYMNVLTWNIKAGQNKDGSYPIPKTKNLDRIAEAVKDSKASAACFQEVDACTLRSGIKIHQAAYIADKLTSITGKAWNYEHIVSKNMNPGYYGNAILSCYPLTTALKISLPKVNSREDRSFLLTRVDGDNFCTYVGTFHLGLQGDHSIQAQQIKDILNNKGYFNKRLILGGDLNAREGSDTYDIMINHGFPMIDIGPAGVCTLNCYNNPDNPKIDFLFMRGLSTYVLRSEVLSADISDHRPVKLCQC
- a CDS encoding DUF2207 domain-containing protein: MPIVFVLFLIVSFSPGVSAESDILINRWIVNSQLRKNGDLYIEEDLTFKFNRDFNGVFRDVSSEKTDGIKGVQVFQMVNGKEIEYKEKDNAKNGDSRVFNIDRKSDNSLITIYSPSENEEKTFRIKYTVKNVAVKYNDTGELYYKFLGDENETPIEYFSVNIILPQDRTDRVKIFAHGPLNGTINFKGNDVVHLEVENVPDRTFIEGRILFPTEFILNSEKSVDKNNYNEILKEESQLQESAREKTIRNEYMGNVFNYISLISGGIVLILISISLSKFKRENDLYEKVNPDFIPEKCSPAVASYLCNMSVTTNAVIATILDLARRGYLKIEDGGEYKKNLNNIIITKIKNEEADLLDHEKYFMNWIIDTIGEKGRVTTEEIEDYGKKKYKSFSQEYYQWQKLIKEESRKRGYFDGKGKPWGIMFIILFPVLLVISVMDFVFGEPYGFFPLIMSIFSLIYGIILLLRPSDLGKSQQRKWKEFIKYMKEKENTQEKNIFKYPPDTALIYALALGINRKTLNNYKVQFSDDYYYNNNGWIYWYFLMSSTKNNTFDRSINSAFSPVAPSSGNIGSGGGFSGGGGGGAGGGGAGGF
- the fni gene encoding type 2 isopentenyl-diphosphate Delta-isomerase encodes the protein MKNNGEFHIRKKRKKEHIDYFLKSNHNRSNLFEDIYIEHNALPELNLEDIDTKCLFLGKYAEYPIMIDAVTGGTEFSREINGDLSKLARKFSIPMAVGSQTIALENEGSRESFKIVRENMGEEGIVIANLNAHSSLDDVYCAIDMIDADAVQLHLNTAQELVMKEGDKEFKGILENIKNIVSSLSKPVIVKEVGFGISGNVLSRLYDAGVKYVDISGAGGTNFIEIENERNDEMDFSDIYSWGIPTALSLIQCRRFKDDVHIISSGGIRNSQDVVKSLILGAEMVGITGEILKHLLYSGYEGAYTYIHGIVYKLKMLMLLLGKENLSELKNTPYKIKGVLKDLI
- a CDS encoding DNA-3-methyladenine glycosylase, producing MKLNDNFYLENTETVARKLLGKILVHNINGNILKGKIVETEAYMGVTDKGAHSYGGRRTKRVEIMYGPPGRAYIYFIYGMYYCLNAVTQKEGIPEAVLIRALEPLEGHDIMALNRFNKEYKDLTSTQITNLTNGPGKLCMAMGIDKKLNGNMLSGDTFYIEEGNNDKFDIIKTKRIGIDYAEEAKDFLLRFYIKGSPFVSKKG
- a CDS encoding circularly permuted type 2 ATP-grasp protein, whose protein sequence is MDWEKINNEYINLIEKNPYEYYEDYKKTLEAVRNSTAIYKGEPVPFLYHPMFYTPEDVKDFEYIGKIIMSIANKVAKRYMDFPEYRTKFEYSKLLEDLILIDEGYHINVPIGRFDIFYGGKDNFKFCEFNTDGSSAMNEDNTLARILMDTKAINNMKKKYNISYFELIYKWVEESTKIFKKFNPDIEKPNVAIVDFKESGTPYEFEEFKKAYINKGFKAVVADPRELKYIDGKLYFKDIKIDLIYRRIVTKEFVDRIDEIEDLVNAYKDGSVCMIGSLKSQIMHNKIIFKVLHEKETLQFLTEEERNFIKKHIPYTEEFNGEDIYKEVLKNKDKYILKPKDLYASKGVYAGKSFSSEDWKRIADESLGKEYICQEFCEPFTREFVNFEDGKLKVSKLKTITGIFMYNEKFEGLYTRLGKSTIISGLHDYYTVPNIVAEEK